The Achromobacter deleyi genome has a window encoding:
- a CDS encoding SulP family inorganic anion transporter encodes MNLRFIPGLANFRGITRDSARRDVTAGLSVAAVALPVGLAYSAMMGVPPVAGLWAAIAGMLGYALFGSSRTLIVGPDTATCTLIAATLTGMALTTPADRLVGATGIALTVGVGCLIARVLRLGVLANLLSRPVLIGYMAGVAITLALSQLSGLTGVGLRNSGLVHPFLELSRRLPEIQIPTLCLGLASCVLLVAIKRWRPTWPGPILLVVGACLLSWIFNFPALGIAVVGEVPAGLPGFSLPLRLEGVDGILLGAAGVLVVSFSSGIVTARSFAARSGEHVDPNRELVGFGAANVAAGLFQGYVVTGADSRTAVGLVAGGSSPLVSISAAAALAVVVGLLSEPLYWLPQAALSAILLLAAVSLFDGHAFLRLARISRIELAFGILAAVGVVGFGVLQGVAVSVGATLLYAMYVSGNPRDALLGRVPGETVLGKLHLNPEAQAVPGTVVWLFESSVWFFNADTFRRRAREVIAQAAEDVRWFVLDAEAMTQADADAVEALYELKRELDERGIMLLVAGGHGKFRMALERSGLVKKIGRDKIFGSPEQAVDAIERWRLSPPDTLA; translated from the coding sequence ATGAACCTACGTTTTATTCCTGGCCTGGCCAACTTCCGGGGCATCACCCGGGATTCCGCGCGGCGCGACGTCACCGCCGGCCTGAGCGTGGCGGCCGTGGCGCTGCCGGTCGGCCTTGCGTACTCCGCCATGATGGGCGTGCCGCCCGTGGCCGGGCTGTGGGCCGCCATTGCCGGAATGCTGGGCTACGCCCTGTTCGGCTCGTCGCGCACCCTGATCGTGGGGCCCGATACCGCCACCTGCACGCTGATCGCGGCCACCTTGACGGGTATGGCGCTGACGACGCCCGCGGACCGCCTGGTGGGCGCCACCGGCATCGCGCTGACCGTGGGCGTGGGCTGCCTGATCGCGCGCGTGCTGCGCCTGGGCGTGCTGGCCAACCTGCTGTCGCGGCCCGTGCTGATCGGCTATATGGCGGGCGTGGCGATCACGCTGGCGCTCTCGCAGTTGAGCGGCCTGACGGGCGTGGGGCTGCGCAACAGCGGCCTGGTGCATCCGTTCCTGGAACTGTCGCGCCGGCTGCCTGAAATCCAGATTCCGACCCTGTGCCTGGGGCTGGCCTCCTGCGTGCTGCTGGTGGCCATCAAGCGTTGGCGTCCCACCTGGCCAGGCCCCATCCTGCTGGTGGTCGGCGCCTGCCTGCTGTCATGGATATTCAATTTTCCGGCGCTGGGCATCGCAGTCGTGGGCGAGGTGCCTGCCGGCCTGCCCGGGTTTAGTCTTCCGCTGCGCCTGGAAGGCGTGGACGGCATCCTGCTGGGCGCCGCGGGCGTGCTGGTGGTGAGCTTTTCCAGCGGCATCGTGACGGCACGCAGCTTTGCCGCGCGCTCGGGCGAGCATGTGGACCCCAACCGCGAACTGGTGGGTTTCGGCGCGGCCAACGTGGCGGCCGGCCTGTTCCAGGGCTACGTGGTGACGGGCGCGGATTCGCGTACGGCGGTGGGGCTGGTGGCGGGCGGTTCGTCGCCGCTGGTCAGCATCAGCGCGGCCGCCGCGCTGGCCGTCGTGGTGGGCCTGCTGAGCGAGCCGCTGTACTGGCTGCCGCAAGCCGCGCTGTCGGCCATCCTGCTGCTGGCCGCGGTCAGCCTGTTCGACGGCCACGCCTTCTTGCGGCTGGCGCGCATCTCCCGGATCGAACTGGCATTCGGGATACTCGCGGCGGTGGGAGTGGTGGGGTTCGGCGTGCTGCAGGGCGTGGCCGTCTCGGTGGGCGCGACCCTGCTGTACGCCATGTACGTGTCCGGCAACCCGCGCGACGCGCTGCTGGGCCGGGTGCCCGGTGAAACGGTACTGGGTAAGCTGCACCTGAATCCGGAGGCCCAGGCGGTGCCGGGCACCGTGGTGTGGCTGTTCGAGTCGTCGGTATGGTTCTTTAACGCCGACACCTTCCGCCGGCGCGCGCGCGAGGTGATCGCGCAGGCAGCCGAGGATGTCCGCTGGTTCGTGCTGGACGCCGAGGCCATGACCCAGGCCGACGCCGATGCGGTCGAGGCGCTGTACGAACTCAAGCGCGAACTCGACGAGCGCGGCATCATGCTGCTGGTCGCGGGCGGACACGGCAAGTTCCGCATGGCGCTGGAGCGCTCCGGCCTGGTCAAGAAGATCGGCCGCGACAAGATCTTCGGCAGCCCGGAGCAGGCGGTCGACGCCATCGAACGCTGGCGCCTGAGCCCGCCGGACACGCTGGCCTAG
- a CDS encoding phosphoglycerate kinase encodes MSKVNTLSALAKSGALSGKRVFIRADLNVPFDDAGRITEDTRIRASVPGIRLALDAGAAVMVTSHLGRPKEGVLTDADSLAKVGQRLSELLGMPVQLVRDWVDGVQVDHGQVVLLENCRVNVGEKKDDEALARKMAALCDVYVNDAFGTAHRAEATTHGIARFAPVACAGPLLAAELDALGRALHEPKRPLVAIVGGSKVSTKLSILQSLADKVDQLVVGGGIANTFMLAAGLSIGKSLAEPDQVDQARAVIDIMKQRGAAVPIPVDVVCAKSFGANAEATVKAAEDVADDDMILDIGPKTAAQLAEILKKAGTIVWNGPVGVFEFDQFANGTEVVARAIAESDGFSIAGGGDTLAAIAKYGIGEQVGYISTGGGAFLEFLEGKTLPAVAVLEARAAK; translated from the coding sequence ATGTCCAAGGTCAATACCCTGTCCGCGCTGGCCAAGTCCGGCGCCCTGTCCGGCAAGCGGGTGTTCATCCGCGCCGACTTGAACGTGCCGTTCGACGACGCCGGCCGCATCACTGAAGACACCCGCATCCGCGCCTCGGTGCCCGGCATCCGCCTGGCGCTGGACGCCGGCGCCGCCGTGATGGTCACCTCCCACCTGGGCCGCCCGAAAGAAGGCGTGCTGACCGACGCCGACTCGCTCGCCAAGGTTGGCCAGCGCCTGTCCGAGCTGCTGGGCATGCCCGTGCAGCTGGTGCGCGACTGGGTCGACGGCGTCCAGGTCGATCACGGCCAGGTCGTGCTGCTGGAAAACTGCCGCGTGAACGTCGGCGAAAAGAAGGACGACGAGGCGCTGGCCAGGAAGATGGCGGCGTTGTGCGACGTCTACGTCAACGACGCCTTCGGCACCGCCCATCGCGCCGAAGCCACCACCCACGGCATCGCGCGCTTTGCGCCCGTGGCCTGCGCCGGCCCCTTGCTGGCAGCCGAACTGGACGCCCTGGGCCGTGCGTTGCACGAGCCCAAGCGCCCGCTGGTCGCCATCGTGGGCGGCTCCAAGGTGTCGACCAAGCTGTCCATCCTGCAATCGCTGGCCGACAAGGTCGACCAGCTGGTCGTGGGCGGCGGCATTGCCAACACCTTCATGCTGGCCGCCGGCCTGTCCATCGGCAAGTCGCTGGCCGAGCCCGACCAGGTCGATCAGGCGCGCGCCGTCATCGACATCATGAAGCAGCGCGGCGCGGCCGTGCCGATCCCGGTGGACGTGGTGTGCGCCAAGTCCTTCGGCGCGAATGCCGAAGCCACCGTCAAGGCGGCCGAGGACGTGGCCGACGACGACATGATCCTGGACATCGGCCCGAAGACCGCGGCGCAGTTGGCCGAGATCCTGAAGAAGGCCGGCACCATCGTCTGGAACGGTCCGGTGGGCGTGTTCGAGTTCGACCAGTTCGCCAACGGCACCGAAGTCGTGGCGCGCGCCATCGCCGAATCGGACGGCTTCTCCATCGCTGGCGGCGGCGACACGCTGGCCGCCATCGCCAAGTACGGCATCGGCGAGCAGGTCGGCTACATCTCGACCGGCGGCGGCGCCTTCCTGGAGTTCCTCGAAGGCAAGACCCTGCCGGCCGTGGCCGTGCTGGAAGCTCGCGCAGCGAAGTAA
- a CDS encoding DUF3141 domain-containing protein: MAGSGTDHATAPSFNPWTAAYEYAVDAWQRGVLYADVMRQRGNQYHAHMAKRAPNVLSMESELVLDGRELPRPVNYGLLRIKPPEGVETDPIKRPFLVVDPRAGHGPGIGGFKPESEIGVALRAGHPCYFATFLPQPMPTQTVEDVMMAEARFLEEIIALHPDAEGKPVVVANCQAGWQIMMTAAVRPELFGPIIVAGAPLSYWAGWRGMNPMRYAGGLLGGSWLTAMTSDLGNGKFDGAWLVQNFENLNPANTLWSKQYNLYSKVDTEADRYLSFEKWWGGHVFLNGPEIQYIVDNLFVGNRLATAGLVTSDGIRIDLRNIRSPIVVFCSKGDNITPPPQALGWIPDLYQNEAEVLAHGQTIVYAVHESIGHLGIFVSGSVARKEHQEFTSNIDMIDVLPPGIYQAEIADKTPDTPNADLAFGNYVLSFEQRSLDDVRAIVDRNEEDDRRFAAVARISDINLGMYRSFVQPWVRALVTPQSAEWMQRLHPLRLPYELISDRNPVIAPIAQVAEKVRESRQQASPANPFLMAQEMFSNMIETSLNIWQDLRDSADERTFMGVYGSPLVQDLAGLGAQPGPPRKHPGVSPEHRRFMEERAAELRSLLQEGGLRVAAIRMLLYVSGAEGGLDERSFALIRKMRAEADNALTLQEFKDLTRDQALMMTLDSAAAIQAMPRLLEGSSAAEIRGTLDTMKGVLEAAEPLSDAARESLAEMERIFESAERRAQKREQAHAPAETPKRLRVAAARHETPATSAAPARKVKDLVDAAAEVPAKTAKPHPVAARKAAAGESATKVAARKAAAGKSATKATAKKPASRQPAKVKTS; the protein is encoded by the coding sequence ATGGCCGGATCCGGCACCGATCACGCAACCGCCCCGTCCTTCAACCCCTGGACGGCCGCCTACGAATACGCCGTGGATGCCTGGCAGCGCGGCGTGCTCTATGCGGATGTGATGCGTCAGCGCGGCAACCAATACCACGCCCACATGGCCAAGCGCGCGCCCAATGTGCTCAGCATGGAGTCGGAACTGGTGCTGGACGGCCGCGAGCTGCCGCGCCCCGTCAATTACGGCCTCTTGCGCATCAAGCCGCCCGAGGGCGTGGAAACGGACCCGATCAAGCGCCCCTTCCTGGTGGTGGACCCGCGCGCCGGGCACGGCCCGGGCATCGGCGGCTTCAAGCCGGAAAGCGAGATCGGCGTGGCGCTGCGAGCCGGGCACCCTTGCTACTTCGCGACGTTCCTGCCCCAGCCCATGCCCACCCAGACCGTCGAAGACGTGATGATGGCCGAGGCCCGCTTCCTGGAAGAGATCATCGCGCTGCACCCCGACGCGGAAGGCAAGCCCGTGGTCGTGGCCAACTGCCAGGCCGGCTGGCAGATCATGATGACCGCCGCGGTCCGTCCTGAACTGTTCGGCCCCATCATCGTGGCCGGCGCTCCGCTGTCGTACTGGGCAGGCTGGCGCGGCATGAACCCCATGCGCTATGCCGGCGGCCTGCTGGGCGGAAGCTGGCTCACCGCAATGACCAGCGACCTGGGCAACGGCAAGTTCGACGGCGCCTGGCTGGTCCAGAACTTCGAGAACCTGAATCCGGCGAATACGCTGTGGTCCAAGCAGTACAACCTGTACTCCAAGGTGGACACCGAAGCCGACCGCTACCTGAGCTTCGAGAAATGGTGGGGCGGCCACGTATTCCTGAACGGGCCCGAGATCCAGTACATCGTCGACAACCTGTTCGTGGGCAATCGCCTGGCCACCGCCGGCCTGGTGACCTCCGACGGCATCCGCATCGACCTGCGCAACATCCGTTCGCCCATCGTGGTGTTCTGCTCCAAGGGCGACAACATCACCCCGCCGCCGCAGGCGCTGGGCTGGATTCCCGACCTGTACCAGAACGAAGCCGAAGTGCTGGCCCACGGCCAGACCATCGTGTATGCCGTGCACGAGAGCATCGGCCACCTGGGCATCTTCGTGTCGGGCAGCGTGGCCCGCAAGGAACACCAGGAATTCACGTCCAACATCGACATGATCGACGTGCTGCCGCCGGGCATCTACCAGGCGGAAATCGCCGACAAGACGCCCGACACGCCCAACGCGGACCTGGCCTTCGGCAACTATGTGCTGTCCTTCGAACAGCGCAGCCTGGACGATGTGCGCGCCATCGTCGATCGCAATGAAGAAGACGACCGCCGCTTTGCCGCCGTGGCCCGCATCTCCGACATCAACCTGGGCATGTACCGCAGCTTCGTGCAGCCCTGGGTGCGCGCCCTGGTGACGCCGCAATCGGCGGAGTGGATGCAGCGCCTGCATCCGCTGCGCCTGCCCTACGAACTGATCTCCGACCGCAACCCGGTGATCGCGCCGATCGCGCAGGTGGCGGAAAAAGTGCGTGAAAGCCGCCAGCAGGCCTCGCCCGCCAATCCCTTCCTGATGGCGCAGGAGATGTTCTCGAACATGATCGAGACCAGCCTGAACATCTGGCAGGACCTGCGCGATTCCGCCGACGAACGCACCTTCATGGGCGTTTATGGTTCGCCGCTGGTGCAGGACCTGGCCGGCCTGGGCGCGCAGCCCGGCCCGCCCCGCAAGCATCCCGGCGTGTCGCCGGAACACCGCCGCTTCATGGAAGAGCGCGCCGCCGAGCTGCGTTCGCTGCTGCAGGAAGGCGGCTTGCGCGTGGCCGCGATACGGATGCTGCTATATGTCTCGGGCGCCGAGGGCGGCCTGGACGAGCGCAGCTTCGCGCTGATCCGCAAGATGCGCGCCGAAGCCGACAACGCGCTGACGCTGCAGGAGTTCAAGGACCTCACGCGCGACCAGGCACTGATGATGACGCTGGACTCCGCCGCCGCGATCCAGGCCATGCCGCGCCTGCTGGAAGGGTCGTCGGCGGCCGAGATCCGCGGCACCCTGGACACGATGAAGGGCGTGCTGGAAGCCGCCGAGCCGCTCAGCGACGCGGCGCGCGAAAGCCTGGCCGAGATGGAGCGCATCTTCGAATCGGCCGAACGCCGCGCGCAGAAGCGCGAACAGGCCCATGCGCCCGCCGAGACGCCGAAGCGCTTGCGCGTGGCCGCGGCCAGGCACGAAACGCCCGCGACATCCGCCGCGCCCGCCAGGAAGGTGAAGGACCTGGTCGACGCGGCCGCCGAAGTGCCCGCCAAGACCGCCAAGCCTCATCCCGTCGCGGCCAGGAAGGCTGCGGCCGGCGAGTCCGCCACCAAGGTCGCTGCCAGGAAGGCCGCGGCAGGCAAGTCCGCCACGAAGGCCACGGCCAAGAAGCCCGCTTCCCGCCAACCCGCCAAGGTCAAGACATCATGA
- the fabI gene encoding enoyl-ACP reductase FabI, whose amino-acid sequence MSALPPLAGKRGLITGIANADSIAWGCAKAFRAMGAELAVTYLNDKALPHVEPLARQVDAPLLMPLNLLNDGELESVFDRIANEWGGLDFVLHSIAFAPRDDLRGRVTDCSRAGFLQAMDVSCWSFIRMAKLAEPLMANGGALFCMSYYGSQMVVENYNMMGPVKAALESATRYLAAELGPQGIRVHAISPGPLKTRAASGIAEFDALLDRAQSKAPARSLVSIDDVGEATAWLATDAARLMTGQTLYIDGGYHIID is encoded by the coding sequence ATGAGCGCGCTGCCTCCGCTGGCCGGCAAGCGCGGCTTGATCACCGGCATCGCCAACGCCGATTCCATCGCCTGGGGCTGCGCCAAGGCGTTTCGCGCGATGGGCGCGGAATTGGCCGTGACCTACCTGAACGACAAGGCGCTGCCCCACGTGGAGCCGCTGGCGCGCCAGGTGGACGCGCCGCTCCTGATGCCGCTGAACCTGCTGAACGACGGAGAGCTGGAGTCCGTCTTCGACCGCATCGCGAATGAATGGGGCGGGCTGGACTTCGTGCTGCATTCGATCGCCTTCGCGCCGCGCGACGACCTGCGCGGCCGCGTCACGGACTGCTCGCGCGCGGGCTTCCTGCAGGCCATGGACGTGTCGTGCTGGTCCTTCATCCGCATGGCCAAGCTGGCCGAGCCCTTGATGGCAAACGGCGGCGCCCTCTTCTGCATGAGCTACTACGGCTCGCAGATGGTGGTCGAGAACTACAACATGATGGGGCCGGTGAAAGCCGCGCTGGAGTCCGCCACGCGCTATCTGGCGGCGGAACTGGGCCCGCAGGGCATCCGCGTGCATGCGATATCGCCGGGGCCGCTGAAGACTCGCGCCGCCTCGGGCATCGCGGAGTTCGACGCGCTGCTGGACCGCGCCCAGTCCAAGGCGCCGGCGCGCAGCCTGGTGTCCATCGACGACGTGGGCGAAGCCACCGCCTGGCTGGCCACCGACGCCGCGCGCCTGATGACCGGACAGACGTTGTACATCGACGGCGGCTATCACATCATCGATTAA
- the yfcF gene encoding glutathione transferase, with translation MGAPITLYVDSLFLSPYAMSVYVALTEKQLPFEVRPIDLGAGEQRMQPFQCRALTGRVPALTHADFNLTESSVITEYLDEVFPAPAHAALYPSNTRERARARQLQAWLRSDLGALRQERPTETVFYGDAGQPLSDAAHAAAAKLIQVASYLVGVGQATLFDEWCIADTDLAVMLKRLSLDDLPDPLRAYADTQWQRPSVQKWLAHNAAARP, from the coding sequence TTGGGCGCCCCGATTACGCTATACGTCGATTCCCTGTTCCTCAGTCCGTACGCCATGTCGGTGTATGTGGCGCTGACCGAAAAGCAGCTGCCGTTCGAAGTGCGCCCCATCGACCTCGGGGCGGGTGAACAACGCATGCAGCCGTTCCAGTGCCGAGCCCTCACGGGGCGGGTGCCGGCCCTGACGCATGCGGACTTCAACCTGACCGAATCCAGCGTCATCACCGAATACCTGGACGAAGTATTCCCCGCGCCCGCACATGCCGCCCTGTATCCGTCGAATACCCGCGAACGCGCCCGCGCCCGCCAGTTGCAGGCCTGGCTGCGCAGCGACCTCGGCGCGCTGCGCCAGGAGCGTCCCACGGAAACCGTGTTCTACGGCGATGCCGGCCAGCCGCTGTCCGACGCGGCCCATGCCGCCGCGGCCAAGCTGATCCAGGTGGCCAGCTACCTGGTCGGCGTGGGCCAGGCCACCCTGTTCGACGAGTGGTGCATCGCCGACACGGACCTGGCGGTCATGCTCAAGCGCCTGTCCCTCGACGACCTGCCCGATCCCCTGCGCGCCTATGCCGACACGCAATGGCAGCGGCCCTCCGTCCAGAAATGGCTGGCGCACAACGCGGCCGCCCGCCCCTAG
- a CDS encoding DHCW motif cupin fold protein, which translates to MKMSNIPFGTTDWSDVERTEHAGDTGMAYWRTRQFGDLRVRMVEYTAGYLADHWCSKGHILFCLEGELHTELEDGRQFVLTPGMSYQVADQAEPHRSSTATGAKLFIVD; encoded by the coding sequence ATGAAGATGAGCAACATCCCCTTCGGCACCACGGACTGGTCCGATGTGGAACGCACTGAACACGCCGGCGACACCGGCATGGCTTACTGGCGCACCCGGCAGTTCGGCGACCTGCGGGTACGCATGGTGGAATACACGGCCGGCTACCTGGCCGATCATTGGTGCAGCAAGGGCCACATCCTGTTCTGTCTGGAAGGCGAGCTGCACACCGAGCTGGAAGACGGCCGGCAGTTCGTCCTGACCCCCGGCATGAGCTACCAGGTGGCCGACCAGGCCGAGCCGCATCGCTCGTCCACCGCCACCGGCGCCAAGCTCTTCATCGTGGACTGA
- a CDS encoding phosphate acetyltransferase, giving the protein MSLPTSTHYDKLIARAQTLEPALCAIAHPCDEPSLSAALEARDLGLLQPILVGPEGKIRDTAAHYKLNLGDARIVDVPHSHAAAETAVALVRSGEATLLMKGSLHTDELMHEVVARATGLRSGRRISHVFIMEVPTYAEPLFITDAAINIFPDLETKADIIRNVIDLHHGLGLGEPRVAILSAVEQVTPSIPSTIEAAALCKMADRGQIAGGVLDGPLALDNAISPDAARIKGIRSPVAGVAQVLVVPDLEAGNMLAKNLTFLANAEAAGIVLGARVPIILTSRADSPRSRLASCAVAAIYAHHLGQQQARPLA; this is encoded by the coding sequence ATGAGCCTGCCCACCTCCACGCACTACGACAAGCTCATCGCCCGCGCGCAGACGCTCGAACCCGCGCTCTGCGCCATCGCACACCCCTGCGACGAGCCGTCGCTGTCCGCCGCACTGGAGGCCCGCGACCTGGGCCTGCTGCAACCTATCCTGGTCGGCCCCGAGGGCAAGATCCGGGACACCGCGGCCCACTACAAGCTGAACCTGGGCGACGCCCGCATCGTTGACGTGCCGCACAGCCACGCGGCCGCCGAAACCGCCGTGGCGCTGGTGCGCAGCGGCGAGGCCACGCTGCTGATGAAGGGCAGCCTGCACACGGACGAACTGATGCACGAAGTGGTGGCGCGCGCCACCGGACTGCGCAGCGGCCGGCGCATCAGCCATGTGTTCATCATGGAAGTGCCCACCTACGCGGAGCCGTTGTTCATCACCGATGCCGCCATCAACATCTTCCCCGACCTGGAAACCAAGGCGGACATCATCCGCAACGTGATCGACCTGCATCACGGACTGGGCCTGGGCGAGCCGCGCGTGGCGATCCTGTCCGCCGTGGAACAGGTGACGCCCAGCATCCCCAGCACCATCGAAGCGGCCGCGCTGTGCAAGATGGCCGATCGCGGCCAGATCGCGGGCGGCGTGCTGGACGGCCCGCTGGCGCTGGACAACGCCATCAGCCCCGACGCCGCGCGCATCAAGGGCATCCGTTCGCCGGTGGCGGGCGTAGCCCAGGTGCTGGTGGTGCCCGACCTGGAAGCCGGCAACATGCTGGCCAAGAACCTGACCTTCCTCGCCAACGCGGAAGCGGCCGGCATCGTGCTGGGCGCGCGCGTGCCCATCATCCTGACCAGCCGCGCCGACAGCCCGCGCTCGCGCCTGGCCTCCTGCGCGGTGGCGGCCATCTACGCCCACCACCTGGGCCAGCAGCAGGCCCGCCCGCTGGCCTGA
- a CDS encoding GNAT family N-acetyltransferase, giving the protein MLEIIDVDFTNPEHGRQVLAMLNEYASGPMGGNSPLPAFAQANLIAELARRPTAHALLARIDGEPAGVAIYLEGFSTFACRPLINLHDLGVAAKFQGQGVGKHLLSALEERARRLGCCKITLEVLEGNAVAQGLYRKLGFEGYALDEATGRAMFWQKKLAA; this is encoded by the coding sequence GTGCTGGAAATCATTGACGTCGACTTCACCAACCCCGAACACGGCCGCCAGGTGCTGGCCATGCTGAACGAATACGCCAGCGGCCCCATGGGCGGCAATTCCCCCCTGCCCGCCTTCGCGCAGGCGAACCTGATCGCCGAACTGGCCCGCCGCCCCACCGCGCACGCCCTGCTGGCGCGCATCGACGGCGAGCCCGCAGGCGTGGCGATCTACCTGGAAGGCTTCTCCACCTTTGCCTGCCGCCCCCTGATCAATCTGCACGACCTGGGCGTGGCCGCGAAATTCCAGGGCCAGGGCGTTGGCAAGCACCTGCTGTCCGCGCTGGAGGAACGGGCGCGCCGGCTGGGCTGCTGCAAGATCACGCTGGAGGTGCTGGAGGGCAACGCGGTCGCCCAGGGCCTGTACCGCAAGCTGGGCTTCGAAGGCTATGCGCTGGACGAGGCCACGGGCCGCGCCATGTTCTGGCAGAAGAAGCTGGCCGCCTGA
- a CDS encoding acetate/propionate family kinase, with protein sequence MSDTILVINAGSSSIKFYLYDIDGKHELAPRLGGQLEGIGTTHPRLRVRDAAGEALVERDIAPSHAPDVPNGQEVVGTWLSGHLGGAPLAVGHRVVHGGPDLSEPVLIDDAVLAKLDTFTPLAPLHQPNNLAPIRVIRERRPWIPQVACFDTAFHRSHSDVADRYALPESLYREGVRRYGFHGLSYEYIAQRLRQALPDIAMGKIIVAHLGSGVSACAMHQGKSVDSTMGFTALEGLPMGTRPGRLDAGVVLWMMERGMSHDEIEHMLYHDCGMKGLSGISNDMRELLASDEPSARLALKYFAWRVAEGMIGLGCAMNGMDAIVFTAGVGENSAEIRQAISEHWGWLGIKLDPERNARHGPRISSDDSRVGVYVVRTNEELIIAQHTLALVRQR encoded by the coding sequence ATGAGCGATACCATCCTCGTCATCAACGCCGGCAGTTCCAGCATCAAGTTCTACCTGTACGACATCGACGGCAAGCACGAGCTCGCCCCGCGCCTGGGCGGCCAGCTTGAAGGCATCGGCACCACGCACCCGAGGCTGCGCGTGCGCGACGCGGCCGGCGAGGCCCTGGTGGAACGTGACATCGCGCCCAGCCATGCCCCCGACGTCCCCAATGGACAGGAAGTGGTGGGTACCTGGCTGAGCGGCCACCTGGGCGGCGCGCCGCTGGCCGTGGGGCATCGCGTAGTGCACGGCGGCCCGGACCTGTCCGAGCCGGTGCTGATCGACGACGCCGTCCTGGCCAAGCTGGACACCTTCACTCCGCTCGCGCCGCTGCACCAGCCCAACAACCTGGCGCCGATCCGCGTCATCCGCGAACGCCGGCCCTGGATCCCGCAGGTGGCGTGCTTCGACACCGCCTTCCACCGCAGCCACTCCGACGTGGCCGACCGCTATGCGCTGCCCGAGAGCCTCTACCGCGAAGGCGTGCGCCGCTACGGTTTTCACGGACTGTCGTACGAGTACATCGCACAGCGCCTGCGCCAGGCCCTGCCGGATATCGCCATGGGCAAGATCATCGTCGCGCACCTGGGCTCGGGCGTCTCCGCCTGCGCCATGCATCAGGGCAAGAGCGTGGACAGCACCATGGGCTTCACGGCGCTTGAAGGCCTGCCGATGGGCACGCGCCCCGGCCGCCTGGACGCCGGCGTGGTGCTGTGGATGATGGAACGCGGCATGAGCCACGACGAGATCGAGCACATGCTGTATCACGACTGCGGCATGAAGGGGCTGTCCGGCATCAGCAACGACATGCGTGAACTGCTGGCCAGCGATGAACCCTCGGCCAGGCTGGCGCTCAAGTACTTCGCCTGGCGCGTGGCCGAAGGCATGATCGGGCTGGGCTGCGCCATGAACGGCATGGACGCCATCGTCTTCACCGCGGGCGTGGGCGAGAACTCCGCCGAGATCCGCCAGGCGATCAGCGAGCACTGGGGCTGGCTGGGCATCAAGCTCGACCCGGAGCGCAACGCCCGTCACGGGCCGCGCATCTCCAGCGACGACAGCCGCGTCGGCGTGTACGTCGTGCGCACGAATGAAGAGCTGATCATCGCGCAGCACACCCTCGCTCTGGTGCGCCAGCGATGA
- a CDS encoding VOC family protein: MQLLDHVSITVSGLDAARPFYDAVMQALGAAKVYDHPDALGYGERCRPGSGQHTYLSVFATVGAPPDAASGARRHWCFKAPSRAAVDAFHAAGLAHGGRDEGAPGLRPHYHPQYYAAFLLDPDGNRLEAVCHDPN; encoded by the coding sequence ATGCAGTTGCTTGATCACGTCTCCATCACCGTCTCCGGGCTGGATGCCGCGCGGCCGTTCTACGACGCCGTCATGCAGGCGCTGGGCGCGGCCAAGGTTTATGACCACCCGGACGCCCTGGGATACGGCGAGCGCTGCCGCCCGGGCAGCGGCCAGCATACCTATCTGTCCGTTTTCGCCACCGTGGGCGCGCCGCCGGATGCCGCCTCCGGCGCCCGGCGCCACTGGTGCTTCAAGGCGCCCAGCCGGGCCGCCGTCGACGCGTTCCATGCCGCAGGCCTGGCCCACGGCGGACGCGACGAAGGCGCGCCAGGCCTGCGCCCGCACTATCACCCCCAGTACTACGCCGCATTTCTGCTGGACCCGGACGGCAATCGCCTCGAAGCCGTCTGCCACGACCCGAACTGA